From Quercus lobata isolate SW786 chromosome 1, ValleyOak3.0 Primary Assembly, whole genome shotgun sequence, one genomic window encodes:
- the LOC115980541 gene encoding SHUGOSHIN 2-like isoform X2, giving the protein MKGDRMAKRSSFGSIMRKKLSDITNLQSQGSPSQDEKQPEISQPDKDYIDKLLKERMTLVKLIAERNKIIELSGAELQKMRVTLQKLQLQNWNLAQSNSQMLAELNLGKDKLKELRHELGCKNALLKAKNMELEGKTESKHKNTGSQEGEVAAEQSLHVTNDNDKTCKRNRRRTARSQSMGPSTSHQKVVDKEKVENKRRCLRRQSARFKSHERDPTENLFEIEDAKLLVSQSHENSIQEEPVPLNSSFKNEEEGKNCVPRNEAQVSLRSSIGRPLRKAAEKVQSYKEAPLKSKMRREE; this is encoded by the exons ATGAAAGGTGATAGAATGGCAAAGAGATCGTCTTTCGGAAGCATAATGAGGAAGAAACTATCTGACATTACGAACTTGCAGTCGCAAGGTTCCCCAAGCCAAGATGAAAAGCAGCCTGAGATTTCTCAACCAGATAAGGACTACATTGACAAGCTCTTAAAG GAAAGAATGACTTTGGTGAAGCTTATTGCAGAGAGGAA TAAAATCATTGAACTGAGTGGAGCTGAGTTGCAGAAAATGCGAGTCACTCTTCAGAAATTGCAGCTGCAGAATTGGAACCTTGCTCAATCAAACAGCCAGATGTTAGCG GAACTTAATTTAGGAAAAGACAAG CTAAAAGAACTTCGGCATGAGCTTGGATGCAAGAATGCCTTACTTAAAGCAAAGAATATGGAACTTGAG GGTAAAACAGAGTCAAAGCATAAAAATACTGGCTCTCAG GAAGGAGAGGTGGCAGCAGAGCAATCATTGCATGTAACTAATGACAATGACAAAACTTGTAAGCGTAATAGAAGGCGCACCGCAAGAAGCCAAT CTATGGGCCCTTCTACTTCACACcaaaaagttgtagataaaGAGAAGGTTGAAAATAAAAG GCGTTGTTTGAGAAGGCAATCCGCTAGGTTTAAATCCCATGAGAGGGACCCTACAGAGAACTTATTCGAAATAGAAGATGCTAAACTTCTGGTAAGTCAATCACATGAAAATTCTATACAAGAGGAGCCTGTTCCATTGAATTCATCTTTCAAAAATGAAGAGGAAGGCAAAAATTGTGTGCCAAGAAATGAAGCACAAGTATCACTAAGATCTTCAATTGGAAGACCATTACGCAAAGCTGCTGAGAAGGTTCAGTCCTACAAGGAAGCTCCTCTTAAAAGTAAAATGCGTAGGGAAGAGTGA
- the LOC115980541 gene encoding SHUGOSHIN 2-like isoform X1: protein MKGDRMAKRSSFGSIMRKKLSDITNLQSQGSPSQDEKQPEISQPDKDYIDKLLKGVSVVNFLNQERMTLVKLIAERNKIIELSGAELQKMRVTLQKLQLQNWNLAQSNSQMLAELNLGKDKLKELRHELGCKNALLKAKNMELEGKTESKHKNTGSQEGEVAAEQSLHVTNDNDKTCKRNRRRTARSQSMGPSTSHQKVVDKEKVENKRRCLRRQSARFKSHERDPTENLFEIEDAKLLVSQSHENSIQEEPVPLNSSFKNEEEGKNCVPRNEAQVSLRSSIGRPLRKAAEKVQSYKEAPLKSKMRREE, encoded by the exons ATGAAAGGTGATAGAATGGCAAAGAGATCGTCTTTCGGAAGCATAATGAGGAAGAAACTATCTGACATTACGAACTTGCAGTCGCAAGGTTCCCCAAGCCAAGATGAAAAGCAGCCTGAGATTTCTCAACCAGATAAGGACTACATTGACAAGCTCTTAAAG GGGGTTTCTGTTGTGAATTTTCTGAACCAGGAAAGAATGACTTTGGTGAAGCTTATTGCAGAGAGGAA TAAAATCATTGAACTGAGTGGAGCTGAGTTGCAGAAAATGCGAGTCACTCTTCAGAAATTGCAGCTGCAGAATTGGAACCTTGCTCAATCAAACAGCCAGATGTTAGCG GAACTTAATTTAGGAAAAGACAAG CTAAAAGAACTTCGGCATGAGCTTGGATGCAAGAATGCCTTACTTAAAGCAAAGAATATGGAACTTGAG GGTAAAACAGAGTCAAAGCATAAAAATACTGGCTCTCAG GAAGGAGAGGTGGCAGCAGAGCAATCATTGCATGTAACTAATGACAATGACAAAACTTGTAAGCGTAATAGAAGGCGCACCGCAAGAAGCCAAT CTATGGGCCCTTCTACTTCACACcaaaaagttgtagataaaGAGAAGGTTGAAAATAAAAG GCGTTGTTTGAGAAGGCAATCCGCTAGGTTTAAATCCCATGAGAGGGACCCTACAGAGAACTTATTCGAAATAGAAGATGCTAAACTTCTGGTAAGTCAATCACATGAAAATTCTATACAAGAGGAGCCTGTTCCATTGAATTCATCTTTCAAAAATGAAGAGGAAGGCAAAAATTGTGTGCCAAGAAATGAAGCACAAGTATCACTAAGATCTTCAATTGGAAGACCATTACGCAAAGCTGCTGAGAAGGTTCAGTCCTACAAGGAAGCTCCTCTTAAAAGTAAAATGCGTAGGGAAGAGTGA